A single window of Pseudomonas benzenivorans DNA harbors:
- a CDS encoding DUF5924 family protein, with product MLQRSLPTLLRLAALIQRHPWLVAIFGFASGLASFLLVERQAQLASVLALVMLASWLWLALENLLRASIARWFGLKLPPPLLRYATQLIHQESLFFVLPFFFITTTWNSGQALFSALLGAAALVSIIDPLYYRWLAPRRWLFLAFHTLTLFAVLLTALPIILQLTTAQSYQLALAVAVLLSFPSLYGSINVAAWWRGLLLLGLTLALGASGWLARFWVPPATLWLTEVALSSEFDGYRRTPGKRVKQLDLEQLRRQGLYAYAAISAPRGLDERIYHVWLHEGKEVERIALTIHGGRKQGYRAWTRKQNFPTDALGRWQVQVVTEAGQMIGVLRFRVLAPTAAAPSTAPVTPTDAALEVDEPALPVQPKNQ from the coding sequence ATGCTCCAGCGCAGCCTGCCCACGCTGCTGCGTCTCGCCGCCCTGATCCAGCGCCATCCCTGGCTGGTGGCGATCTTCGGCTTCGCCTCCGGCCTGGCCAGTTTCCTGCTGGTGGAACGTCAGGCTCAGCTGGCCAGCGTGCTGGCCCTGGTGATGCTGGCCAGCTGGTTGTGGCTGGCCCTGGAGAACCTGCTGCGCGCGAGCATCGCCCGCTGGTTCGGCCTCAAGCTGCCGCCGCCGCTGCTGCGCTATGCGACCCAGCTGATCCACCAGGAAAGCCTGTTCTTCGTCCTGCCGTTCTTCTTCATCACCACCACCTGGAACAGCGGCCAGGCGCTGTTCAGCGCCCTGCTCGGGGCGGCCGCGCTGGTGTCGATCATCGACCCGCTGTACTACCGCTGGCTGGCGCCGCGGCGCTGGCTGTTCCTGGCCTTCCACACCCTGACGCTGTTCGCCGTACTGCTCACCGCGCTGCCGATCATCCTCCAGCTGACCACGGCGCAGAGCTACCAGCTGGCCCTGGCGGTGGCGGTGCTGCTGTCGTTCCCCAGCCTGTACGGCAGCATCAACGTGGCGGCCTGGTGGCGCGGCCTGCTGCTGCTCGGCCTGACCCTGGCGCTCGGCGCCAGCGGCTGGCTGGCGCGCTTCTGGGTGCCGCCGGCGACCTTGTGGCTGACCGAGGTGGCGCTGTCCAGCGAGTTCGACGGCTACCGGCGCACGCCGGGCAAGCGGGTGAAGCAGCTCGATCTCGAGCAGCTGCGCCGCCAGGGCCTCTACGCCTACGCCGCGATCAGCGCGCCGCGGGGCCTGGACGAACGCATCTACCATGTCTGGCTGCACGAGGGTAAGGAGGTTGAGCGCATCGCCCTGACCATCCACGGAGGGCGCAAGCAGGGCTATCGCGCCTGGACCCGCAAACAGAACTTCCCCACCGACGCCCTCGGTCGCTGGCAGGTCCAGGTCGTCACCGAGGCCGGGCAGATGATCGGCGTGCTGCGCTTCCGGGTCCTGGCGCCAACGGCCGCGGCGCCCTCAACCGCGCCCGTCACGCCGACGGACGCGGCCCTGGAGGTCGACGAGCCGGCGCTGCCGGTTCAGCCGAAGAACCAGTAG